TGTATTTAAACAATACACGGTTGTCCTACTTGCCTTTTGCCTCTCGCTAAGTGCGTTGACTGCCAAAGCCCAGCTTACGCTGAGCGGTCAGTTAAGGCCCCGCACAGAACTACGCGACGGCTATGGCACCCTGGAAACCGACGGCAGCAAAAATGCTGCTTTTATATCTCAACGAACGCGTTTAACACTCAATTATCGCTCTAATCGCCTCATTTTTCAAACCACTGTACAAGATGTTCGCTTGTGGGGACAAGATGCCTCAACCATTACTGTAACCGATGGTTCACGTTTGGGCATCCACGAAGCCTGGGCAGAAATTATCTTATCTAACAAAAAAGATACATCATTTAAAGTATCTCCGCTGGATTACTTCGCCATCAAAATTGGTCGCCAGGAGATTTCTTATGATGACGAACGCCTGCTGGGCGGACTGGACTGGACCCAACAAGGCCGCCGCCACGATGCCATTGTACTGAAAGCCCTGCAAAGCGGCTGGCAATTTGATCTGGGTGCCGCCTTTAACCAAAATAGCGATGCTATTAATTATAACGGCACTTATTACACCCCGGCCAACGTTCCTGCTACTGTTAAAGACAGCAACGGCAACCTGGTTAACACCCCTGCCGGTATGATTCCGCTCACCAACGCTTCGGGTAACAGCTCAAAAACCGGCAGCCTGGCACTGCTGAATCCACCAAGCACTAACGGACTGAACCAGAACTACAAAGCTCTGCAGTACCTATACCTTGCAAAGAAATTGAACAAAACCAAGGTATCTGCCCTGTTCCTGACAGATCAGTTTGGCAAATACAAGCTGGATTCTGTTAAAAACACCGCTGGTACAGATGTAGGTTACGTTTACGGCTACCGCTTTAACCAACCAGGTGTTAACCTGCGCTATACAACAGGTTTATTAATTAACCCTGTACTGGGCAGCAAAAACGAGTGGGCATTTACCGGTGGCTATTACCACCAGGGCGGCCATGACAAAGATGGTTTAAGCCTGAATGCCTATATGTTCACCCTATCGGCGGCTTATGCTCCCGGAAAAGTAGGTGTTACAGCAGGTTGGGATTACATGTCAGGCAATGATGTCTTTTCAGGATCTACTCAAAGCCATCGCTTTGACCCGCTTTACGGTACACCGCACAAATTTTGGGGATATATGGATTATTTCTACGTAGCCAGCGGTTCGCCGATTGGTGGCTTGAGCAATCCGTACCTGAAACTAAAATATACATCAGCCAACAAACGCTTTACTACCGAACTGGCCGACCATTACTTCATGCTGGCCGGCGAGCAGAAAGACGTTACAGGCGCCCCTGTAAGCAAATACCTGGGCACCGAATTGGATCTGACTACTGGTTACAAGCTTAACAAAGTTACGCAGGCAACGCTGGGTGTATCATACATGGCAGCCACCCGCAGCATGGAGTATGCTAAAAGCATTACCCCAGGCACTGCCAAGTTAAACCCGGTATGGGCTTATTTACAAATTAACATTACTCCTCAATTTTTATAACAATCACCTCTTCCCCCGCCCTCTCATTTGAGAGGGTTTGGGAGGGGTTAAAATTTGAATAAGATGGAAAAGCAACTCACCAAACTCAACATATTCTCGGGCAAGGGAATACAAATGCGAACGTTTCATATCACGTGGCTGATGTTCTTCGTGTGTTTCTTTGGCTGGTTCGGCCTCGCTCCGCTGATGCCTACTATCCGCGCCGAATTGCACCTGACCAAGGGACAAATTGGCAATATCATGATCGCCTCTGTGGGTTCTACTATCCTGGCTCGCCTCATCATCGGTAAACTGTGTGATTTGTGGGGACCGCGTAAAACAGCTATCCGTCTGTTGCTGGTTGGCTCGTTGCCGGTATTCTTTGTAGGCTTGGCGCATAGCTATGCCACCTTCCTGATGTTCAGGTTAGCTATCGGCGTTATCGGTGCATCTTTCGTTATCACCCAG
This region of Mucilaginibacter yixingensis genomic DNA includes:
- a CDS encoding alginate export family protein, with the protein product MYKIVFKQYTVVLLAFCLSLSALTAKAQLTLSGQLRPRTELRDGYGTLETDGSKNAAFISQRTRLTLNYRSNRLIFQTTVQDVRLWGQDASTITVTDGSRLGIHEAWAEIILSNKKDTSFKVSPLDYFAIKIGRQEISYDDERLLGGLDWTQQGRRHDAIVLKALQSGWQFDLGAAFNQNSDAINYNGTYYTPANVPATVKDSNGNLVNTPAGMIPLTNASGNSSKTGSLALLNPPSTNGLNQNYKALQYLYLAKKLNKTKVSALFLTDQFGKYKLDSVKNTAGTDVGYVYGYRFNQPGVNLRYTTGLLINPVLGSKNEWAFTGGYYHQGGHDKDGLSLNAYMFTLSAAYAPGKVGVTAGWDYMSGNDVFSGSTQSHRFDPLYGTPHKFWGYMDYFYVASGSPIGGLSNPYLKLKYTSANKRFTTELADHYFMLAGEQKDVTGAPVSKYLGTELDLTTGYKLNKVTQATLGVSYMAATRSMEYAKSITPGTAKLNPVWAYLQINITPQFL